In a genomic window of Pedobacter sp. KBS0701:
- a CDS encoding IPT/TIG domain-containing protein has product MKTLYKNTIAIYFIGIFCMLIFATSCKKEKEGQGAPSITRVRTLVRPGDSNLTPLDSTVTSGDLGVTYVIEGVNLKSTNKVEFNGASAYLNTALFSDNSIVVMIPTTATWINQTGKLTLTNSFGTTSFNFSIKQPAPAISDLSQFAGNPGDVITITGLRFDQVSSVKFGTTEARIISSTSTELKVTVPTGALGAVSVTTPGGTGTGPYVSYDGVVVPILLPFGFSHLFYDDEITAGYDFNFGGANADVNSTEMVKRGTHSIKLTYTGSYAGYAVGSNNAVDLSDKTYVKFSIYGTAGTEGKVVKVALDDFDNRNVSVVLHAGKWTNYVVPLDRFQNASHPGKPASLSWIGFQELSGNAPETIYLDDIGVY; this is encoded by the coding sequence ATGAAAACGTTATATAAAAATACTATAGCCATTTATTTTATTGGTATATTCTGCATGCTGATCTTTGCCACATCCTGCAAAAAGGAAAAAGAAGGACAGGGCGCGCCAAGCATTACCCGGGTTCGTACTTTAGTAAGGCCAGGAGATAGTAACCTTACCCCGTTGGATTCAACAGTTACTTCCGGCGATCTTGGCGTTACTTATGTTATAGAAGGGGTAAATTTGAAATCGACCAACAAAGTCGAATTTAATGGGGCATCAGCCTATCTTAATACTGCTCTTTTTAGTGATAACAGCATTGTGGTGATGATCCCAACAACCGCCACCTGGATCAATCAAACAGGGAAATTAACACTGACCAATTCGTTTGGTACCACTTCCTTTAATTTTAGTATTAAACAACCTGCTCCGGCGATTAGTGATTTGAGTCAATTTGCTGGTAATCCCGGCGATGTAATTACCATTACCGGCTTGCGTTTTGATCAGGTATCAAGTGTTAAATTCGGTACAACAGAAGCCAGGATAATCTCTTCAACCAGTACTGAACTTAAGGTAACTGTTCCAACAGGTGCGCTTGGTGCAGTAAGTGTTACTACTCCAGGTGGCACGGGTACTGGTCCGTATGTATCTTACGATGGTGTTGTGGTTCCAATATTACTGCCATTTGGATTCAGCCATTTATTTTATGATGATGAAATAACAGCTGGTTACGATTTCAATTTTGGAGGTGCTAACGCTGACGTAAATAGTACCGAGATGGTAAAACGCGGTACCCATTCAATCAAACTTACCTATACCGGAAGTTATGCAGGATATGCAGTAGGCAGTAATAACGCTGTTGATCTAAGTGACAAAACCTATGTTAAGTTTTCTATTTATGGCACAGCGGGTACTGAAGGTAAAGTGGTAAAGGTTGCATTAGATGATTTTGACAACCGTAATGTAAGTGTTGTACTGCATGCCGGCAAGTGGACTAATTATGTAGTTCCTTTGGATCGTTTCCAGAATGCGAGTCATCCGGGCAAACCTGCAAGTCTAAGTTGGATCGGGTTTCAGGAATTGAGTGGCAACGCACCGGAAACCATTTACCTGGATGATATTGGAGTGTACTAG
- a CDS encoding RagB/SusD family nutrient uptake outer membrane protein: MKSYLIYSFIFIAIVSAGCKKEFFNIPPQDSLSADNFYQNTEQVQASTIALYNSPWFDWNAKASWCISELLSGNAHTYSPDVINFGNFSVTGDNTQLASAWNSLYSVIAQSNALINNLKAKVPASVPAPIVNNAIGEARFMRAMAYFYLVRTWGNVPIIENSLDYVNNYQINTNPVTDVYKFIINDLKFAEDNCDKMIRTGSVSQGKVSSGSASALLAKVYLYMRDYSNARLKAEQVINSGEFKLYGIDISGKTYADLFKTANNNNEESVAAIQWLGGSSYGHGNALQSFLAFNSEITGTGDGYGSVTPSIDLLTAFEPGDLRRKPTVMMQGDVYPEINQAKGGYTLPAGAVAQGMPAFIKKYVVGTPADNGGKGAAFSAGNNTYLMRYADVLLIEAEAVLAGADRTSDDAALIPFNKIRRRAGLIPKTSITIQDIYQERRMEFVFEADYWFDLGRLDGFNVTSHPKAIAIISNQERGIYSNTTPVVIWGQKYTPTDANFRLPYPTTETILNPKLLLAPVPYNFK; the protein is encoded by the coding sequence ATGAAATCATATTTAATATACAGCTTTATTTTTATAGCCATTGTTAGCGCGGGCTGTAAAAAAGAATTTTTTAATATTCCTCCACAGGATTCGCTCAGTGCTGATAATTTTTACCAAAATACCGAGCAGGTTCAGGCCAGTACAATTGCCTTATATAATTCGCCATGGTTCGATTGGAATGCCAAAGCGTCCTGGTGTATTTCAGAATTGCTAAGTGGCAACGCACACACGTATTCTCCGGATGTGATCAATTTTGGGAATTTTTCTGTAACAGGAGATAATACCCAATTGGCATCAGCCTGGAATTCGCTATATAGTGTAATTGCACAATCTAATGCGTTGATTAATAACCTGAAGGCGAAAGTCCCAGCCAGCGTGCCTGCACCAATCGTTAATAATGCCATTGGCGAAGCGAGATTTATGCGGGCTATGGCTTATTTTTATTTAGTAAGAACATGGGGAAATGTGCCAATTATCGAAAATAGCCTGGATTATGTGAACAATTACCAGATTAATACCAACCCGGTAACTGATGTTTACAAGTTTATCATTAACGACCTCAAATTTGCGGAAGATAATTGTGATAAAATGATCAGAACGGGTTCTGTTTCTCAGGGTAAAGTATCCAGTGGATCAGCATCTGCATTATTGGCTAAAGTTTATTTGTACATGCGCGATTATTCGAATGCTCGGTTAAAAGCCGAGCAGGTAATCAATAGTGGCGAATTTAAATTGTATGGAATAGATATTTCGGGCAAAACCTATGCTGATTTATTTAAAACGGCCAATAATAACAACGAAGAAAGTGTTGCGGCTATTCAATGGCTGGGTGGATCTTCGTATGGTCATGGTAATGCTTTACAATCTTTCCTTGCCTTTAACTCTGAAATTACGGGTACGGGAGATGGTTACGGAAGTGTTACGCCCTCTATAGATTTGCTTACTGCTTTCGAGCCTGGCGATCTAAGGAGAAAGCCAACGGTGATGATGCAGGGCGATGTTTACCCTGAAATTAACCAGGCTAAAGGTGGTTACACTCTACCTGCCGGAGCCGTTGCCCAAGGGATGCCGGCATTTATTAAAAAATATGTAGTGGGTACACCTGCAGATAATGGTGGTAAAGGTGCAGCATTTTCTGCTGGTAATAATACTTATCTAATGCGTTATGCCGATGTATTGTTAATTGAAGCAGAAGCTGTGCTTGCTGGTGCCGATCGTACTTCTGATGATGCGGCGTTGATACCTTTTAACAAAATCAGAAGAAGGGCCGGCTTAATCCCTAAAACTTCGATTACCATCCAGGATATTTATCAGGAACGTCGCATGGAGTTCGTTTTCGAGGCTGATTACTGGTTTGATCTGGGTAGGTTAGATGGTTTTAATGTGACCTCGCATCCTAAAGCAATTGCCATTATCTCTAACCAGGAAAGAGGAATTTACAGCAACACTACACCTGTTGTAATCTGGGGGCAAAAGTATACCCCAACCGATGCCAATTTCCGTTTGCCTTATCCTACAACAGAAACCATTCTAAATCCAAAATTACTATTGGCTCCAGTGCCTTACAATTTTAAATAA